In uncultured Cohaesibacter sp., a genomic segment contains:
- a CDS encoding DNA adenine methylase, which yields MFEAVAPVKPVAAYIGGKIKLAKHIASRISAIPHANYVEPFVGMGGIFFRRASRPKCEVINDISRDVITLFRILQRHYPQFLEVLKFQLTSRSEFERLKATDPNTLTDLERAARFLYLQRTSFAGKVHGSTYGVSLRPARFDLTKLVPMLEDVHERLSGVTIECLPYADCIKRYDRPDTLFYLDPPYWQCEDYYGKGIFGPEDFQQLADQLRSLKGRFLFSINDVPEIREIFSGFDIEEVSLSYSANSKGSTQARELVIGN from the coding sequence TATATTGGTGGGAAAATCAAACTCGCCAAACATATCGCTAGCCGCATCAGCGCCATCCCCCACGCCAATTATGTAGAGCCCTTTGTTGGCATGGGCGGTATCTTCTTCCGGCGGGCATCGCGCCCAAAATGCGAAGTCATCAATGACATCTCCAGAGATGTCATCACCCTGTTCCGCATTCTCCAGCGCCACTATCCGCAGTTTCTGGAAGTTCTGAAGTTCCAGCTCACCAGCCGGTCCGAGTTTGAACGCCTCAAGGCCACAGATCCGAACACCCTGACGGATCTGGAACGGGCCGCCCGCTTTCTCTACCTCCAACGCACGTCCTTTGCGGGCAAGGTTCATGGCAGCACCTATGGCGTTTCCCTTCGACCTGCACGGTTCGATCTCACCAAGCTGGTGCCCATGCTGGAAGACGTCCATGAGCGCCTCTCTGGCGTCACCATTGAGTGCTTGCCCTATGCTGACTGCATCAAGCGCTATGATCGGCCCGACACGCTGTTCTATCTCGATCCGCCGTATTGGCAGTGCGAGGACTATTACGGCAAGGGCATTTTCGGCCCGGAAGACTTCCAGCAGTTGGCCGATCAGCTCCGCAGCCTCAAGGGCCGCTTCCTCTTCTCCATTAATGATGTTCCCGAGATCCGGGAAATCTTCTCAGGCTTCGATATCGAAGAGGTGAGCCTTAGCTACTCGGCAAACAGCAAAGGCTCCACGCAGGCGCGTGAGCTGGTGATCGGGAACTAA